In Nitrospira sp., a single genomic region encodes these proteins:
- a CDS encoding addiction module protein: MKANAKRVLEEALQLEPGARAMIAETLLESLDFEEDFEVSQAWREEIQRRCEQVDRGEVELIDSDTVMAELRKKHA; encoded by the coding sequence ATGAAAGCGAATGCAAAGAGAGTTCTGGAAGAGGCCTTGCAGTTGGAGCCTGGCGCCCGTGCCATGATTGCCGAAACTCTCTTGGAGAGTCTCGACTTCGAGGAGGATTTCGAGGTTTCGCAGGCGTGGCGGGAGGAGATTCAACGTCGCTGCGAACAGGTCGATCGAGGGGAAGTGGAGTTGATCGACTCTGATACAGTTATGGCTGAACTTCGGAAAAAGCACGCCTGA
- a CDS encoding type I restriction-modification enzyme R subunit C-terminal domain-containing protein codes for MTTPEDKARDDINELLEKAGWKVQDYKSANLHAGRGVALRNFPLAEGHGFADYLLYVDGKAAGVIEAKKTGVTLTGVEVQAAKYSEGLPVILPAYIRPLPFLYQSTGIETRFTNGLDPEPRSRRTFAFHRPETLAEWIDKAGIHSPGEAREHIAALKREPYRLHSTFRGLLRQMPPLRTEGLWPAQVTAIRNLERSLAQDRPRALIQMATGSGKTFTAINFIYRLIKFAGVKRVLFLVDRGNLGDQTLKEFQQYVSPYNNYKFTEEFIVQRLTSNQLDRTARVCIGTIQRLYSMLKGRELAAEDEEASVSGLERLFKKPDPIEYNPAIPIETFDVIVTDECHRSIYNLWAQVLEYFDASLIGLTATPNKQTFGFFNQNLVMEYNHEQAVADGVNVNYDVYRIRTAITQAGSSVDSGFYLEKRDRETRATRWEQLDDDFAYDPDQLDRDVVAVDQIRTVIRTFKEKLFTEIFPGREWVPKTLIFAKDDSHAEDIVKLVREEFGKGNDFAQKITYRTTGADPKELIKAFRVSPLPRIAVTVDMIATGTDIKPVEIVLFMRAVKSRSFFEQMKGRGVRVIKADDLKSVTPDAVSKDHFVIVDAVGVCEMDKTDARPMEKKPGIAFDKLLQAVALGNTDEDVLTSIAGRLARMEHRITKADDQAIVKTSGGHSLKDLSRKLVEAVNPDRQEERARQQFGTDKPTEQQMAKATAALLQEAAKPFQDPKLRELLIDIKKKNELTIDHVSQDHVIEAGFSADALARARTLVQSFEAFIQKHKDEITALQILYTIPARQRVTQAGKRLTFEHIKELAEAIEKPPYLWNESQLWQAYAALEKSKVKGASGKRILTDLVSLVRFAIHQDNELVPFPERVNANFNAWLAQTTRHSRESGNPEPFNAEQMRWLDMIRDHVAANLGIGPDDFEYAPFAQEGGLGKAHRLFPNSLQTIIEDLNVALVA; via the coding sequence ATGACGACACCGGAAGACAAAGCCCGCGACGATATCAATGAGTTGCTAGAGAAAGCCGGCTGGAAGGTACAGGACTACAAGAGTGCCAACCTTCACGCCGGCAGGGGAGTCGCCCTCAGAAACTTTCCCCTCGCCGAGGGGCACGGCTTCGCGGATTACCTGCTGTATGTCGATGGAAAAGCGGCGGGGGTGATCGAGGCGAAGAAAACGGGCGTCACCCTCACAGGCGTTGAAGTACAGGCAGCCAAATATAGCGAGGGATTGCCTGTCATCTTACCGGCCTACATCCGCCCCCTTCCGTTTCTCTATCAAAGCACCGGGATCGAAACGCGGTTCACGAACGGCCTCGATCCGGAACCCCGCAGCCGCCGGACCTTCGCCTTTCACAGACCGGAGACGCTAGCCGAATGGATCGATAAGGCGGGGATCCATTCTCCTGGAGAAGCTCGCGAGCACATTGCCGCGCTGAAGCGTGAACCGTACCGTCTCCACTCCACCTTTCGCGGTCTGCTCAGACAAATGCCGCCGCTCAGAACCGAAGGCCTCTGGCCCGCGCAGGTCACCGCCATCAGGAACCTCGAACGGTCTCTCGCGCAGGATCGTCCCCGCGCACTGATTCAGATGGCCACCGGCAGCGGCAAGACCTTCACCGCCATCAACTTCATCTACCGCCTCATCAAGTTTGCCGGGGTCAAGCGCGTCCTCTTTCTGGTTGATCGTGGCAACCTGGGCGACCAAACCCTGAAAGAATTTCAGCAGTACGTCTCACCCTACAACAACTACAAGTTCACCGAAGAGTTCATCGTCCAGCGGCTCACCAGCAATCAGCTCGACCGGACCGCCCGCGTCTGCATCGGGACGATCCAACGGCTCTACTCGATGCTCAAAGGGCGCGAGCTGGCAGCAGAAGACGAGGAAGCCTCCGTCTCGGGTCTCGAACGCCTCTTCAAGAAACCGGACCCCATTGAGTACAACCCAGCCATCCCCATCGAAACCTTCGACGTGATTGTCACCGACGAATGCCACCGGTCCATCTACAACCTCTGGGCGCAGGTGCTCGAATACTTCGACGCCTCTCTCATCGGCCTCACCGCCACGCCCAACAAGCAGACCTTCGGCTTCTTCAACCAGAACCTCGTCATGGAATACAACCACGAGCAGGCCGTCGCCGACGGCGTGAACGTGAACTATGACGTGTACCGCATCCGCACCGCCATCACCCAGGCCGGCTCCTCGGTCGATTCCGGCTTCTATCTCGAAAAGCGCGACCGCGAGACCCGCGCCACGCGCTGGGAACAACTCGACGACGACTTCGCCTACGATCCCGACCAGCTCGACCGCGACGTGGTTGCCGTGGACCAGATCCGCACCGTCATCAGGACGTTCAAGGAGAAGCTCTTCACCGAAATCTTTCCCGGCCGTGAATGGGTGCCCAAGACCCTCATTTTCGCCAAGGACGACTCCCACGCCGAGGATATCGTGAAGCTCGTGCGCGAGGAATTCGGCAAGGGGAACGATTTCGCACAGAAGATCACCTATCGCACCACCGGCGCCGACCCGAAGGAACTCATCAAGGCCTTTCGCGTCTCGCCATTGCCCCGCATCGCCGTCACCGTGGACATGATCGCCACCGGCACCGATATCAAGCCGGTTGAAATCGTCCTCTTCATGCGCGCCGTCAAATCCCGCAGCTTCTTCGAGCAGATGAAAGGCCGTGGCGTCCGCGTCATCAAGGCCGACGACCTCAAGAGCGTCACGCCCGACGCCGTGAGTAAAGACCACTTCGTCATTGTGGATGCGGTGGGCGTTTGCGAGATGGACAAGACCGACGCCAGGCCGATGGAAAAGAAGCCCGGCATCGCCTTCGACAAGCTGCTCCAAGCCGTGGCCTTGGGGAACACCGATGAAGACGTGCTCACCAGCATCGCCGGCCGACTCGCCCGCATGGAGCACCGCATCACGAAGGCAGACGATCAGGCCATCGTGAAAACCAGCGGCGGCCACTCGCTCAAAGACTTGAGCCGCAAATTGGTCGAAGCGGTCAATCCAGACCGGCAGGAAGAGCGGGCCAGGCAACAATTCGGCACTGACAAGCCGACCGAGCAACAGATGGCAAAGGCCACAGCCGCGCTCTTGCAAGAAGCCGCCAAGCCCTTTCAGGACCCGAAGCTGCGCGAATTGCTCATCGACATCAAGAAGAAGAACGAACTCACCATCGACCACGTGAGTCAGGATCACGTGATCGAAGCAGGCTTCAGCGCCGATGCCCTGGCCCGCGCCCGCACCCTCGTGCAGTCGTTCGAAGCGTTCATCCAGAAGCACAAGGACGAAATCACCGCCTTGCAGATTCTCTACACGATACCTGCGCGTCAGAGAGTGACGCAGGCAGGCAAGCGCCTGACCTTTGAACACATCAAAGAACTGGCCGAGGCCATCGAAAAGCCGCCGTATCTCTGGAACGAATCCCAGCTTTGGCAGGCCTATGCCGCGCTGGAGAAGTCCAAGGTCAAAGGGGCCAGCGGCAAACGCATTCTGACGGATCTCGTGTCCCTCGTCCGCTTCGCCATCCATCAAGACAATGAACTGGTGCCCTTCCCTGAACGGGTCAACGCCAACTTCAATGCCTGGCTGGCGCAAACAACCCGTCATTCCCGTGAAAGCGGGAATCCAGAGCCCTTTAACGCCGAACAAATGAGATGGCTCGATATGATCCGCGACCATGTTGCGGCGAATCTCGGCATAGGACCGGACGACTTCGAGTACGCCCCGTTTGCACAGGAGGGTGGATTGGGAAAGGCCCATCGGTTGTTTCCGAATAGCCTTCAGACGATAATAGAAGACCTGAATGTGGCTCTCGTGGCCTAG
- a CDS encoding HD domain-containing protein — MKPLLTSRFEEALIFATHLHVTQLRKGTEIPYIAHLLSVSSLVITHGGNEDEAIAALLHDSIEDQGANPALLAAQFGKAVADIVEACTDTDVTPKPPWRARKEKYLPHLAAASPSVKLVAAADKLDNLRAILTDYRMLGPALWSRFNAGYEDQVWYFRGCAKALQGGPASLVKELETAVQQLEQLGK; from the coding sequence ATGAAACCACTGTTGACGTCGCGGTTCGAAGAAGCCCTGATCTTCGCCACACACCTGCACGTCACACAGCTGCGCAAAGGCACTGAGATTCCGTACATTGCCCACCTGCTCAGTGTATCCAGCCTGGTCATCACCCACGGCGGGAATGAGGACGAAGCGATCGCGGCCTTGCTTCACGACTCCATCGAGGACCAAGGCGCAAATCCGGCCTTGCTGGCGGCCCAGTTCGGCAAGGCGGTGGCCGACATCGTCGAGGCCTGCACCGATACGGACGTGACGCCGAAGCCACCCTGGCGGGCACGCAAGGAGAAGTATCTCCCGCATCTCGCCGCTGCCTCTCCGTCCGTGAAGCTGGTCGCAGCCGCAGACAAGCTCGACAATCTCCGAGCGATCCTAACCGACTATCGGATGCTTGGACCGGCGCTGTGGAGCCGATTCAACGCAGGGTATGAGGACCAGGTCTGGTACTTCCGCGGCTGCGCGAAGGCCCTGCAGGGCGGGCCAGCCTCGCTGGTGAAGGAGCTGGAAACAGCGGTTCAGCAACTGGAGCAGCTAGGAAAATAA
- the aceE gene encoding pyruvate dehydrogenase (acetyl-transferring), homodimeric type, with product MSDDERTRPPQTDTDPEETREWLDSLEYVLKQHGPARATYLFERLRDRLGAAGARVSAPLNTPYINTIPAADEPPYPGNLEIERRIRSFIRWNAMAMVIKANKQHSGIGGHISTFASTATLYEVAYNHFLQGKDAPGGGDQVYFQGHAAPGNYARAFVEGRLQEEALHRFRRELSGGERGLSSYPHPWLLPDYWEFPTVSMGLGPIMSIYQARFNRYLQDRGLKDTSRQRVWAFVGDGETDEPESLGALTLASREHLDNLTWVVNCNLQRLDGPVRGNGKIIQELEASFRGAGWNVIKVIWGRHWDPLLAQDDEGLLVKRMGEVVDGWYQKYTVEGGAFARTHFFGADPRLLKMVETYSDEQIHKMLRGGHDPQKVYAAYKAAVEHKGRPTVILAKTIKGYGLGEAGEGRNVTHQQKKMNEQELREFRTRFSVPVSDEQLEGTPFFKPPAGSPETAYLVERRKAMGGPLPERRVTVEALQTPALDQFKEFIEGSGDRAVSTTMGFARMLARLLGLKDFGKHLVPIIPDEARTFGLEALFRQYGIYSHVGQLYDPVDKSSLLYYFEAKNGQILEEGITEAGGMSSYIAAGTAYATHAVNTIPFYIFYSMFGLQRVGDLIWAASDMRTRGFLLGATAGRTTLEGEGLQHQDGQSQLLASAYPTIAAYDPAFMFELAVILQDGMARMYRHQEELFYYITLYNEPYPMPPMPPQAEEGIREGMYCFRPAPDRGKHRAHLLASGPLVNEALRAQDLLLQRYGVAADVWSVTSYKTLRVRTLEAERWNMWHPGEPPRVSYLQRTTQRLDGPCVAVSDYVRLVSQQIAPWITGGLLALGTDGFGRSDTRQALRRFFEIDAEHLVVATLYALQRQDGKIKAETVRQAAQDLGLRADEQAPWQR from the coding sequence ATGAGCGACGACGAGCGCACACGTCCGCCGCAGACTGATACCGATCCGGAGGAAACCCGCGAGTGGCTGGATTCTCTGGAGTATGTGCTGAAGCAGCACGGCCCGGCGCGTGCGACCTACCTCTTCGAGCGGCTCCGCGACCGCCTCGGTGCCGCCGGCGCACGCGTCTCCGCGCCGCTCAATACGCCCTACATCAATACGATCCCGGCCGCCGACGAACCTCCCTACCCCGGTAATCTGGAGATCGAACGGCGGATCCGCAGTTTCATTCGCTGGAACGCCATGGCCATGGTGATCAAGGCGAACAAGCAGCACTCGGGGATCGGCGGGCATATCTCGACGTTTGCCTCGACGGCCACATTGTACGAAGTGGCCTACAACCACTTTCTGCAGGGGAAGGACGCGCCGGGCGGAGGCGACCAGGTCTATTTCCAGGGGCATGCCGCGCCGGGCAATTACGCCCGCGCGTTTGTTGAGGGCCGCCTCCAGGAAGAGGCGCTGCATCGCTTCCGTCGCGAGCTGAGCGGCGGCGAACGAGGCCTGTCGTCCTATCCTCATCCGTGGCTCCTGCCCGATTATTGGGAGTTCCCCACGGTCTCGATGGGACTCGGGCCCATCATGTCGATCTATCAGGCGCGCTTCAACCGCTACCTTCAAGACAGGGGGCTGAAGGACACGAGCCGACAGCGCGTGTGGGCCTTCGTCGGCGACGGCGAAACCGATGAGCCGGAAAGTCTCGGTGCGCTGACTCTGGCCTCCCGGGAACACCTGGACAATCTGACCTGGGTCGTGAACTGCAATCTCCAGCGCCTCGACGGACCGGTGCGCGGCAACGGGAAAATCATTCAAGAGCTCGAAGCGAGCTTCCGCGGCGCCGGCTGGAATGTCATCAAGGTGATCTGGGGCCGCCACTGGGATCCGTTGCTGGCGCAAGACGACGAAGGCCTGCTGGTGAAGCGCATGGGTGAGGTCGTCGACGGTTGGTACCAGAAGTACACGGTCGAAGGGGGTGCGTTTGCGAGGACCCACTTCTTCGGCGCCGATCCGCGCCTGCTCAAAATGGTGGAGACCTATTCGGACGAGCAGATTCACAAGATGCTGCGCGGGGGGCACGATCCGCAGAAAGTCTACGCCGCCTACAAAGCCGCCGTCGAGCACAAGGGCCGACCGACCGTGATTCTGGCCAAGACGATCAAAGGCTACGGGCTGGGGGAAGCCGGCGAGGGGCGGAACGTCACCCATCAGCAGAAAAAGATGAACGAGCAGGAGCTGCGCGAGTTCCGCACGCGGTTCAGCGTCCCGGTGTCGGACGAGCAATTGGAGGGCACGCCCTTTTTCAAGCCGCCGGCCGGCAGCCCGGAGACGGCCTATCTCGTTGAGCGACGCAAGGCCATGGGTGGGCCGCTTCCCGAACGGCGCGTCACGGTCGAAGCCCTGCAGACTCCGGCACTCGACCAGTTCAAGGAGTTCATCGAGGGATCCGGCGACCGGGCGGTCTCGACGACGATGGGATTCGCCCGCATGTTGGCTCGACTCCTCGGCCTCAAAGACTTCGGAAAGCATCTGGTGCCGATCATTCCCGATGAAGCGCGCACGTTCGGCCTCGAAGCGCTCTTTCGGCAATACGGCATCTACTCGCACGTCGGTCAGCTCTACGATCCGGTCGATAAGAGTTCGTTGCTCTATTATTTCGAGGCGAAGAACGGGCAGATTCTGGAGGAGGGCATCACCGAAGCCGGCGGAATGTCCTCCTATATCGCCGCGGGCACCGCCTACGCGACCCATGCAGTCAACACGATCCCATTTTACATTTTCTACTCGATGTTCGGGCTTCAACGGGTCGGCGATCTGATCTGGGCGGCCTCCGACATGCGGACGCGCGGCTTCTTGCTGGGCGCCACGGCAGGACGCACGACGCTGGAAGGCGAAGGGCTGCAGCACCAGGACGGGCAGAGCCAACTGCTGGCGAGCGCGTATCCCACGATCGCGGCCTACGATCCGGCCTTCATGTTCGAGCTGGCGGTCATTCTGCAGGACGGCATGGCGCGCATGTACCGGCATCAGGAAGAGCTGTTCTACTACATCACGCTCTACAACGAGCCGTATCCGATGCCGCCGATGCCGCCCCAAGCGGAAGAAGGGATCCGCGAAGGGATGTACTGCTTCCGGCCGGCGCCGGACCGCGGCAAGCACCGGGCGCATCTTCTCGCGAGCGGCCCGCTGGTGAACGAAGCGTTGCGGGCGCAGGATCTGCTGTTGCAACGCTACGGTGTGGCGGCGGATGTGTGGAGCGTGACGAGTTACAAGACGCTGCGCGTCAGGACGCTTGAGGCCGAGCGCTGGAATATGTGGCATCCGGGGGAGCCGCCGCGCGTCAGTTATCTTCAAAGGACGACGCAGAGACTCGACGGCCCCTGCGTCGCCGTCAGCGACTATGTCCGGCTGGTCAGCCAGCAGATCGCGCCGTGGATCACCGGCGGCCTGCTTGCGCTGGGTACCGATGGATTCGGGCGGAGCGACACGCGACAGGCGCTGCGCCGGTTCTTCGAGATCGACGCCGAACATCTCGTGGTTGCGACGTTGTACGCGCTGCAACGGCAGGACGGGAAGATCAAGGCTGAAACCGTCCGGCAGGCCGCGCAGGATCTCGGACTGCGGGCCGACGAGCAGGCGCCATGGCAGCGCTGA
- a CDS encoding dihydrolipoamide acetyltransferase family protein has protein sequence MKVELPFLAEGIEGGDVVQVLVKEGDQVTEGQSLIELETEKATIPVPAPAAGTVARLLVRPGDHLKVGQALVELEGGAPPVKAAAQATSVAPREAPQAAPAPAPASPTPESPKQREERSSTEATQADYEADRPTLPGAAIAAPPSVRRLARELGVELAQVQGSEAGGRITAEDVKAYVRERTRRSGATSGKEGRDTGGNVFATMYGDERREAIPSLRRKIAANVAQAWTTIPHVHQFQEADITDLQTLHKRYAPQFKQKGATLTMTSLFLKAVTHALKLYPMFNATLDLTSGEVVYKEYYNIGVAVDTPAGLIVPVVHHVDRKDLLQISLELADLAERTRARTVKLEELRGATFTVSNMGGLGAGPFMPIINPPQVGILGVGKGKRAPVYRDGQFVPRLMLPLCVAYDHRLIDGADGARFTNEIVKVLEDFQGMFLGL, from the coding sequence ATGAAAGTCGAACTCCCATTTCTGGCGGAAGGCATCGAAGGCGGCGACGTCGTTCAGGTTTTGGTCAAGGAAGGCGACCAGGTGACCGAGGGACAGTCGCTGATCGAACTGGAAACCGAGAAGGCGACCATCCCAGTGCCGGCGCCGGCCGCCGGAACAGTTGCCCGCCTGCTCGTGCGTCCGGGCGATCACCTGAAAGTCGGACAAGCGCTTGTCGAACTTGAAGGAGGAGCGCCTCCGGTGAAGGCCGCGGCGCAGGCGACATCCGTCGCGCCACGGGAGGCGCCACAGGCTGCGCCAGCCCCTGCTCCCGCATCTCCGACACCCGAGTCTCCTAAGCAGAGGGAAGAACGATCGTCGACTGAAGCGACGCAGGCCGATTATGAGGCCGATCGCCCGACATTGCCCGGAGCCGCGATCGCGGCGCCTCCCTCCGTCCGCCGGCTGGCACGCGAGCTGGGCGTGGAGCTCGCACAGGTGCAAGGGTCGGAAGCCGGTGGGCGGATCACGGCCGAGGATGTGAAAGCCTACGTGCGTGAACGGACGCGACGCAGCGGCGCGACTTCGGGCAAAGAGGGCCGAGACACGGGGGGCAATGTTTTCGCCACGATGTACGGCGACGAGCGCCGGGAAGCGATTCCGTCGCTGCGGAGGAAAATCGCCGCGAACGTGGCGCAGGCCTGGACCACTATCCCACACGTTCATCAGTTTCAGGAGGCCGACATTACCGACCTACAGACGCTGCACAAGCGCTATGCGCCGCAGTTCAAACAAAAGGGAGCTACGCTCACGATGACCAGCCTGTTCCTCAAGGCCGTGACGCATGCGCTCAAGCTCTACCCGATGTTCAACGCGACGCTTGATCTGACCAGCGGCGAGGTCGTGTATAAGGAGTACTACAATATCGGCGTGGCGGTGGACACACCGGCCGGATTGATCGTGCCGGTCGTGCATCACGTCGATCGAAAGGATCTCCTGCAGATTTCTCTGGAACTGGCCGATCTCGCCGAACGCACCCGCGCGCGAACGGTGAAACTCGAAGAACTGCGCGGCGCCACGTTCACCGTCAGCAACATGGGCGGGCTCGGCGCGGGCCCGTTCATGCCTATTATCAACCCGCCGCAGGTCGGCATCCTCGGCGTCGGCAAGGGCAAGAGGGCGCCGGTCTATCGCGACGGCCAGTTCGTGCCGCGCCTGATGCTTCCCCTCTGTGTGGCCTATGACCACCGGCTCATCGACGGAGCCGACGGCGCGCGCTTCACCAACGAGATCGTCAAGGTCCTGGAAGACTTTCAGGGAATGTTCCTGGGCCTCTGA
- the lpdA gene encoding dihydrolipoyl dehydrogenase, which translates to MAESRYDVAVIGAGPGGYAAAFQAADLGFRTALIDQEAQLGGVCLLRGCIPSKALLHAARLITEAEEAQGWGIQFEKPRLEIDTLRSRKQAIVSKLTKGVQTLATSRKVDVIQARATFKNATTVILTGSNQRRELSFAHAILATGSRPAIPTSLMLDDPRVMDSTGALDLPDIPGRLLVVGGGYIGLELGTVYQALGARVTLVEALPRLLNGADLDLVRPLHLRMQRRFTSIRLDTKVERFDPRKDGIAATCTGPEGSSTEIFDRILVAVGRRPNTEQLGLEQTKIALSPQGFIEVDRQLRTAEPTIFAIGDVIGEPMLAHKASHEGLVAARVIAGQQAAFDATIPAVIFTDPEIAWCGLTEETAKASGRAVTITKFPWAASGRAATLGRNDGLTKLVLDAESGRVLGVGLCGVGAGELIAEGVLAVEMGAVAEDIAASIHPHPTLSETIMEAAESLRGQATHFYQPKR; encoded by the coding sequence ATGGCTGAATCGCGTTATGACGTGGCGGTCATCGGCGCGGGTCCGGGCGGCTACGCCGCCGCCTTCCAGGCGGCGGATCTCGGATTTCGCACGGCCCTGATCGATCAAGAGGCGCAACTCGGCGGCGTCTGTCTCTTGCGCGGCTGTATTCCCTCGAAAGCCTTGCTGCATGCAGCCCGCCTGATCACCGAGGCGGAAGAGGCGCAGGGCTGGGGGATTCAGTTCGAGAAACCCCGCCTGGAGATCGACACGTTGCGCAGCCGGAAGCAGGCGATCGTCAGCAAACTGACCAAAGGTGTGCAGACCCTCGCGACCAGCCGCAAGGTCGACGTGATTCAGGCCAGGGCGACGTTCAAGAACGCAACCACCGTGATCTTGACCGGCTCCAACCAACGGCGGGAACTCTCGTTTGCGCATGCGATTCTTGCGACCGGCTCGCGCCCGGCGATTCCAACCTCTCTCATGCTCGACGACCCGCGCGTGATGGATTCGACGGGAGCGCTGGACCTGCCGGACATTCCCGGGCGCCTACTGGTCGTCGGCGGAGGCTACATCGGCCTGGAGTTGGGAACGGTGTACCAAGCGCTAGGGGCGCGGGTCACGCTCGTGGAAGCGCTGCCGCGGCTCCTCAACGGCGCCGACCTCGATCTGGTCCGGCCTCTGCATCTGCGCATGCAGCGGCGATTCACATCGATCAGGCTCGACACGAAGGTCGAGAGATTCGATCCACGTAAAGACGGTATCGCCGCGACCTGTACCGGTCCGGAGGGCAGCAGCACCGAGATCTTTGACCGAATCCTCGTCGCCGTCGGACGACGGCCCAATACGGAGCAGCTCGGACTCGAGCAGACGAAGATTGCGTTATCGCCGCAGGGGTTCATTGAGGTCGATCGGCAGCTGCGAACCGCAGAGCCGACGATCTTCGCGATCGGCGATGTCATCGGCGAGCCGATGCTCGCGCATAAAGCGTCACATGAAGGACTGGTCGCCGCCCGCGTGATCGCCGGTCAACAGGCGGCGTTCGATGCGACGATTCCCGCCGTCATCTTTACGGATCCGGAAATCGCCTGGTGCGGGCTGACGGAAGAAACCGCCAAGGCCTCGGGACGGGCGGTGACGATCACGAAGTTCCCCTGGGCGGCGTCCGGTCGTGCCGCGACGTTGGGACGGAATGACGGCCTCACGAAGCTGGTGCTCGATGCGGAATCCGGCCGCGTGCTCGGGGTGGGACTCTGCGGGGTCGGCGCGGGCGAGCTGATCGCAGAAGGCGTGCTGGCGGTCGAAATGGGCGCGGTGGCGGAAGATATCGCGGCTTCGATCCATCCCCACCCGACTCTGAGCGAGACGATCATGGAAGCCGCCGAATCGCTCCGTGGACAGGCCACACATTTCTACCAGCCAAAGCGGTAA
- a CDS encoding VWA domain-containing protein, protein MDNQQHDQRNARAEGTPQPLYVTFILDETGSMQSCKEPTIAGFNRYLAELRKEPADTQVTLTLFNSSKTEVRHRSIPAAHVRDLDVETYRPRDTTPLYDAIGHSLETAKRDAPADTKKLCVILTDGLENASKSYTRTQIFDLIKACEGEGWRFLYLGADHDVWAAGESLGIAGNGRVCFSKREVAETFQGLSDMTSRYRRSDETKQRPS, encoded by the coding sequence ATGGACAACCAGCAGCACGATCAAAGGAACGCCCGCGCGGAGGGCACACCTCAACCGCTCTACGTGACCTTCATTCTCGATGAGACCGGATCGATGCAGTCGTGCAAAGAGCCGACGATCGCCGGCTTCAACCGTTACCTCGCCGAACTGCGAAAGGAGCCGGCGGACACGCAGGTCACGCTCACGCTCTTCAATTCCAGCAAGACCGAAGTGCGGCACCGGTCCATCCCGGCGGCCCACGTCCGGGATCTGGACGTCGAAACCTATCGGCCGAGGGACACCACACCGCTCTACGATGCCATCGGACACAGCCTCGAAACAGCGAAACGCGACGCACCAGCCGATACCAAGAAACTCTGCGTGATCCTGACCGATGGTTTGGAAAACGCTTCGAAGAGTTATACACGCACTCAGATCTTCGACTTGATCAAGGCCTGTGAGGGGGAGGGGTGGCGGTTCCTCTACCTCGGCGCCGATCACGACGTCTGGGCCGCGGGCGAATCGCTCGGCATCGCGGGCAATGGTCGAGTGTGCTTCAGCAAGCGTGAGGTGGCAGAAACATTTCAAGGATTGTCCGACATGACGTCCCGCTATCGGCGGAGCGACGAGACTAAGCAGAGGCCGTCATGA
- a CDS encoding transcriptional regulator has product MPRNDQLIRQWQLLRLLESPRGVTLDDIAQRLPPDYPRHIRTIRRDLEALEAGGFPVVNERVEGRVRWRLMDGVRQAPALSFSPTELMALVISRSLLKPLAGTEIQAAVESAMVKASRLLPAGSLDYVQQIQNVFAVGLGPHKTYKHHRETIDRLTQAIAKKRTVQMRYYSASRLRMTRREIDPYRLWYASGGLYLVGYCHLRKEPRMFAVERMHVVTLTDHPYQMPLGFDLEAFVQNALTVMRGRPIAVTLRFDRATAAWAKDRLWHPSQKVAPLKNGGMTMTLTVADSRELVGWVLSFGSGVRVIRPQSLAEAVSSEAKKILHS; this is encoded by the coding sequence ATGCCGCGCAACGATCAGCTCATCCGCCAATGGCAACTGCTCAGGCTGCTGGAATCACCGCGCGGTGTCACCCTCGACGACATCGCGCAACGATTGCCTCCGGACTATCCGCGGCACATCCGGACGATCAGACGCGATCTCGAAGCGCTGGAAGCAGGAGGCTTCCCCGTGGTCAACGAACGGGTGGAGGGCCGTGTCCGCTGGCGACTGATGGATGGCGTGCGCCAGGCACCGGCCCTGTCCTTTTCGCCGACGGAGCTCATGGCGCTGGTGATCAGCCGTTCGTTGTTGAAACCGTTGGCCGGGACCGAGATTCAAGCGGCGGTGGAGTCGGCCATGGTCAAGGCCTCCAGGCTGCTGCCGGCCGGATCGCTCGACTATGTGCAGCAGATCCAGAACGTCTTCGCCGTCGGCCTCGGCCCACACAAGACCTACAAGCACCATCGCGAGACTATCGATCGACTCACACAGGCCATCGCGAAAAAGCGCACGGTCCAAATGCGCTACTATTCGGCCTCCAGGCTCCGCATGACGCGCCGCGAGATCGACCCCTACCGGCTCTGGTACGCGTCAGGCGGGCTGTATCTCGTGGGCTATTGCCACCTGCGCAAAGAGCCTCGCATGTTTGCGGTCGAGCGAATGCATGTTGTCACCTTGACGGACCATCCGTACCAGATGCCCCTCGGTTTCGATCTCGAAGCCTTTGTCCAGAATGCGCTGACCGTGATGCGCGGGCGGCCGATCGCGGTCACGCTGCGCTTCGATAGGGCAACAGCCGCCTGGGCCAAAGACCGGCTCTGGCACCCGAGCCAGAAGGTCGCGCCCTTGAAGAACGGCGGAATGACGATGACCCTCACCGTCGCCGATAGCCGTGAACTGGTGGGCTGGGTGCTCAGCTTCGGCAGCGGCGTCCGGGTAATCCGACCTCAGTCGCTCGCCGAGGCAGTTTCCTCCGAGGCAAAGAAAATCCTCCATTCCTGA